A window of the Mesorhizobium opportunistum WSM2075 genome harbors these coding sequences:
- a CDS encoding Flp family type IVb pilin, producing MKTVLLRFLTDETGATAVEYALIVCVLSLTIIGGISQVFNSITWLFSDNGSRLANAFAH from the coding sequence ATGAAAACAGTGCTGCTGCGTTTTCTGACGGATGAGACCGGCGCCACTGCCGTCGAATACGCCTTGATTGTCTGCGTGCTGTCGCTGACCATCATTGGCGGCATCAGCCAGGTCTTCAACTCGATCACCTGGCTGTTCAGCGACAACGGCAGCAGGCTTGCCAACGCTTTCGCGCATTGA
- a CDS encoding methyltransferase domain-containing protein, with translation MQPIMDTSLWLAHKRRALHAPVDGADFLMNRTAEDLADRLGAVERRFGKAAVLFCQTPAAANVLAASGKVTEIVRVETDAAFLDGAAGMIAPLETVPFEPESLDLAVSLLSLQAMNDIPGMLIQIRRALRPDGLFLGAFAGAGTLGELRESLLAAETELYGGASPRVIPFTDVRDAGALLQRAGLALPVADVETVTVRYANLFALMADLRAMGETSALADRTRRPGSRKLFARAAEIYAERFSDPDGRVRASFSIVWMSGWAPDASQQKPLKPGSAKVSLKTVLEGPEKH, from the coding sequence TTGCAGCCGATAATGGATACCTCTCTGTGGCTGGCGCACAAGCGGCGCGCGCTTCACGCTCCGGTTGACGGTGCCGATTTCCTCATGAACCGCACCGCCGAGGATCTTGCCGACCGGCTGGGTGCCGTCGAACGCAGGTTCGGCAAGGCCGCGGTGCTGTTTTGCCAGACGCCAGCCGCGGCCAACGTCCTGGCCGCGAGCGGCAAGGTGACGGAGATCGTCCGCGTCGAGACGGACGCGGCTTTCCTGGACGGTGCCGCAGGCATGATCGCACCGCTGGAAACCGTGCCGTTCGAGCCGGAAAGCCTGGATCTGGCGGTGTCGCTTCTGTCGCTGCAGGCGATGAACGACATTCCAGGCATGCTGATCCAGATCCGCCGCGCGCTGCGGCCGGACGGGCTTTTCCTCGGCGCCTTCGCGGGCGCCGGCACGCTCGGCGAATTGCGCGAAAGCCTGCTTGCGGCCGAGACCGAGCTTTACGGCGGCGCCAGCCCGCGCGTCATCCCGTTCACCGACGTGCGCGATGCCGGCGCGCTTTTGCAGCGGGCCGGTCTCGCCCTGCCGGTCGCCGATGTCGAAACCGTGACGGTGCGCTATGCCAACCTGTTTGCCCTGATGGCCGATTTGCGCGCCATGGGCGAAACCAGCGCGCTTGCCGACCGCACCCGGCGGCCGGGTTCACGCAAGCTGTTCGCGCGTGCCGCCGAAATCTACGCCGAGCGGTTTTCCGACCCTGATGGCCGGGTAAGGGCAAGCTTCTCGATCGTCTGGATGTCCGGCTGGGCGCCCGATGCGTCGCAGCAAAAACCGCTGAAGCCAGGTTCGGCAAAGGTATCGCTGAAGACTGTTCTGGAGGGGCCTGAAAAGCATTGA
- a CDS encoding ComF family protein: MADPRSKIKSIEIGSLARSALGWPARILFPPVCAGCRRHVSQPGVLCGACWPKLRLLERPWCPVMGTPFTHQMGEGFLSAEAIADPPPFDRARAAVAYSGVARQMVQGLKYQDRTDLAPWMARWMVRAGADLIAEADVVVPVPLHWRRFFRRRFNQSAELARGVCELSGLSFAPSAMRRVKLTRQQVGLERQEREDNVRAAFRVPAEAEIEIAGRRVLLVDDVYTTGATVRSATKALKKGGAAAVDVLTFARVLPGDFRADESATI; encoded by the coding sequence GTGGCCGATCCGAGGTCCAAGATCAAGTCCATCGAGATCGGAAGCCTGGCCCGATCGGCCCTCGGCTGGCCGGCGCGCATCCTGTTTCCGCCGGTTTGCGCCGGCTGCCGCCGGCATGTCTCGCAGCCCGGCGTGCTGTGCGGCGCCTGCTGGCCGAAGCTGCGGCTTCTGGAACGGCCCTGGTGTCCGGTGATGGGCACGCCGTTCACGCACCAAATGGGCGAGGGCTTTCTGTCGGCCGAGGCGATCGCCGATCCGCCGCCCTTCGACCGGGCGCGGGCGGCCGTTGCCTATTCCGGCGTTGCCCGCCAGATGGTGCAGGGGCTGAAATATCAGGATCGTACGGACCTCGCGCCATGGATGGCGCGCTGGATGGTGCGCGCCGGCGCCGATCTCATCGCCGAGGCCGATGTGGTGGTGCCGGTGCCGCTGCATTGGCGGCGTTTCTTCAGGCGGCGGTTCAACCAGTCGGCGGAACTGGCGCGCGGGGTTTGCGAGCTCAGCGGCCTGTCTTTCGCACCTTCGGCGATGCGGCGTGTCAAGCTCACCCGGCAGCAGGTCGGGCTGGAGCGGCAGGAACGCGAGGACAATGTGCGCGCCGCTTTCCGGGTGCCGGCGGAAGCCGAGATCGAGATTGCCGGCCGCAGGGTGCTTCTGGTCGACGATGTCTACACCACCGGCGCCACCGTGCGTTCCGCCACCAAGGCGCTGAAAAAGGGAGGTGCTGCCGCAGTCGACGTGTTGACGTTTGCCCGTGTATTGCCGGGGGACTTTCGGGCGGACGAGTCCGCGACTATATAA
- the grxC gene encoding glutaredoxin 3, which produces MADVTIYTRMMCGYCTAAKRLLERKGVAYTEHDASFSPELRQEMISRAHGRTTFPQIFIGDTHVGGCDDLHELEAEGRLDRLLANGATI; this is translated from the coding sequence ATGGCCGATGTTACGATCTATACGCGCATGATGTGCGGCTACTGCACGGCAGCCAAGCGGCTGCTGGAGCGCAAGGGTGTCGCCTATACCGAGCATGACGCCTCGTTTTCGCCGGAACTGCGGCAGGAGATGATTTCGCGTGCTCATGGTCGCACGACCTTTCCGCAGATTTTCATCGGCGACACACATGTCGGCGGCTGCGACGACCTCCATGAACTGGAGGCCGAAGGCCGGCTGGACAGGCTGCTCGCCAACGGCGCGACGATTTGA
- a CDS encoding carbon-nitrogen hydrolase family protein — MGVFKAAAIQMRSGESPERNAVDVERLVREAAAQGATYIQTPEMTGALIRDKEARAASFTSEDKDIVVATACRLARELGVFLHIGSTAILRADGKLANRALLFGPDGATLATYDKIHMFDVDLDNGESWRESAAYEPGTEAVVTEIAGARLGFAVCYDLRFPQLFRAEAMAGADVLTVPAAFTRQTGEAHWHVLLRARAIENGAYVVAAAQGGLHEDGRETFGHSLIVDPWGRIIAEAAHDEPGVIVAEIDPAQSLAARKKIPNLKNARDFAVNAGSAEAPLLRGAAS, encoded by the coding sequence ATGGGTGTTTTCAAGGCTGCTGCGATCCAGATGCGTTCAGGCGAGAGCCCCGAGCGCAATGCGGTCGATGTCGAACGGCTGGTGCGCGAGGCCGCGGCGCAAGGCGCGACCTACATCCAGACACCGGAAATGACCGGAGCGCTGATCCGGGACAAGGAAGCGCGTGCCGCTTCCTTCACCTCCGAAGACAAGGACATCGTTGTCGCGACCGCTTGCAGACTGGCGCGCGAACTCGGCGTTTTCCTGCATATAGGCTCGACCGCGATCCTGCGTGCCGACGGCAAGCTCGCCAACCGGGCGCTGCTGTTCGGACCCGACGGCGCCACGCTCGCCACCTACGACAAGATCCACATGTTCGACGTCGATCTCGACAATGGCGAGAGCTGGCGCGAATCCGCCGCCTACGAACCGGGCACCGAGGCCGTCGTGACCGAGATCGCGGGCGCCAGGCTTGGCTTCGCGGTCTGCTATGATCTGCGTTTCCCGCAACTGTTCCGCGCCGAGGCGATGGCCGGCGCGGATGTTTTGACCGTACCCGCCGCCTTCACCCGCCAGACGGGCGAGGCGCACTGGCATGTGCTGCTGAGAGCCCGCGCCATCGAAAATGGCGCCTATGTCGTTGCCGCCGCGCAAGGCGGCTTGCATGAGGATGGCCGCGAGACTTTTGGGCATTCGCTGATCGTCGATCCGTGGGGCCGCATCATCGCCGAGGCTGCGCATGACGAGCCCGGTGTGATCGTCGCCGAGATCGACCCGGCGCAGTCGCTCGCCGCGCGCAAGAAGATCCCCAACCTGAAAAATGCGCGGGATTTCGCCGTCAATGCCGGTTCAGCGGAGGCGCCGCTTCTCAGGGGTGCTGCCTCTTGA
- a CDS encoding DUF1178 family protein, translating to MIRFSLICENEHEFEGWFRSNDDFDTQKKRGFVDCPSCGSHKVQKALMAPAVSTARKQETIALAMGEAQKQALAQLKAMAEKVRENADYVGDKFAEEARKIHFGETDARGIYGEATLDEAKSLAEDGVDFMPIPVFPDDRN from the coding sequence TTGATCCGCTTTTCCCTGATCTGCGAGAACGAGCACGAGTTCGAGGGCTGGTTTCGCAGCAATGACGATTTCGACACCCAGAAGAAGCGCGGCTTTGTCGATTGCCCGAGCTGCGGCTCGCACAAGGTGCAGAAGGCCTTGATGGCGCCCGCCGTTTCCACGGCCCGCAAGCAGGAAACCATAGCGCTCGCCATGGGCGAGGCGCAGAAGCAGGCTCTGGCGCAGTTGAAGGCGATGGCCGAGAAGGTGCGCGAGAATGCCGACTATGTCGGCGACAAGTTCGCCGAGGAAGCCCGAAAAATCCACTTCGGCGAAACCGATGCGCGGGGCATCTATGGCGAGGCGACGCTGGACGAGGCCAAGAGCCTCGCCGAGGACGGCGTCGACTTCATGCCGATCCCGGTGTTCCCGGACGACCGCAACTGA
- a CDS encoding MarR family winged helix-turn-helix transcriptional regulator produces MDRAARAIEQWKRERPDLDVSPMGVLGRLNEASSLIARDRLAPLFARYGLQSGEFDVLATLRRSGSPYALTPTALYEATMVTSGAMTNRLDRLETSGLISRGPHPNDRRGIVVRLTEKGLALIDEAVTAHVGNEHEILAGLTQAERETLSRLLGKLIGSIG; encoded by the coding sequence GTGGACAGGGCAGCGCGAGCGATCGAGCAGTGGAAGCGGGAGCGGCCGGACCTGGATGTCTCGCCGATGGGCGTGCTCGGACGGCTGAACGAGGCATCGTCCCTGATTGCCCGCGATCGCCTCGCGCCGCTGTTTGCCCGTTACGGTTTACAGTCCGGGGAGTTCGATGTGCTGGCGACGCTGCGCCGCTCCGGATCACCCTACGCGCTGACGCCGACCGCGCTCTACGAAGCGACGATGGTGACGTCGGGCGCCATGACCAACCGGCTCGACCGTCTGGAAACATCCGGATTGATCTCGCGCGGACCGCACCCCAACGACCGGCGCGGCATTGTGGTGCGGTTGACCGAAAAGGGCCTTGCGCTCATCGACGAGGCTGTTACCGCGCACGTCGGCAACGAACACGAGATCCTCGCGGGCCTGACGCAGGCCGAACGGGAAACGCTCTCGCGCCTGCTTGGGAAATTGATCGGTAGTATAGGCTAA
- a CDS encoding DMT family transporter, producing MKFLWDSALGLLIVTGGLLGLTLPFGKLATTAGVLAMVWAFVISFGAGILLLCALLARGQRIRLTPHKLRYFFVTAAVSYAVPNLLMFSAIPHLGAGYTGIMFTLSPVITLVFSILLRVRRPNLLGIIGIAVGFVGAVMVAVTRGEAGQPADLFWVVMGLLIPVSLAAGNIYRTVDWPQDTGPIELAVGSHLAAATLLLAGILALFGVGAFAPLGGVPLVVVGQVASASAMFAFFFRLQAVGGPVYLSQIGYVAAAVGLFAGTIFLGEHYRLLTWAGAVIITIGVVITTRAQSQKA from the coding sequence ATGAAATTTCTCTGGGATTCGGCGCTCGGCCTGCTCATCGTCACCGGTGGCTTGCTCGGCCTGACGCTGCCTTTCGGCAAGCTTGCCACAACAGCCGGGGTGCTGGCCATGGTCTGGGCCTTCGTCATCTCGTTCGGCGCCGGCATCCTGCTGCTGTGCGCGCTCTTGGCACGCGGCCAGCGCATTCGGCTCACCCCCCACAAACTGCGCTATTTCTTCGTCACCGCGGCGGTATCCTACGCCGTCCCCAATCTCTTGATGTTCTCGGCCATACCGCATCTGGGGGCCGGCTACACCGGCATCATGTTCACGCTGTCGCCCGTCATCACGCTGGTGTTTTCGATCCTGCTGCGCGTCCGGCGCCCCAACCTTCTCGGCATCATCGGCATCGCCGTCGGCTTCGTCGGTGCCGTCATGGTGGCGGTGACACGCGGCGAGGCCGGCCAGCCTGCCGATCTGTTCTGGGTGGTGATGGGCCTGCTGATCCCGGTCAGCCTTGCCGCCGGCAACATCTACCGCACCGTCGACTGGCCGCAGGATACCGGACCGATCGAACTGGCCGTCGGCAGCCATCTGGCAGCGGCGACGCTGCTGCTCGCCGGCATACTTGCGTTGTTCGGCGTCGGGGCTTTCGCGCCGCTTGGCGGCGTGCCGCTGGTCGTCGTCGGGCAGGTTGCGTCGGCGTCGGCGATGTTCGCCTTCTTCTTCCGGCTGCAGGCGGTCGGCGGCCCGGTCTATCTCAGCCAGATCGGCTATGTGGCGGCCGCCGTCGGGCTGTTTGCGGGCACGATTTTTCTTGGCGAGCACTATCGGCTGCTGACCTGGGCCGGTGCGGTCATCATCACCATTGGCGTCGTCATCACCACCAGGGCGCAGAGCCAGAAGGCGTAG
- the ubiG gene encoding bifunctional 2-polyprenyl-6-hydroxyphenol methylase/3-demethylubiquinol 3-O-methyltransferase UbiG: MPEPRRSTIDAGEVERFSALAAEWWNPNGKFRPLHKFNPVRLSYIRDQIAVRFGRDPRAARPFEGLRILDIGCGGGLLCEPMARLGAEVVGADASATNIEVAKLHAAEANVSVDYRATTAEDLADAGETFDVILNMEVVEHVADIDLFVAKCGQMVRPGGIMFVATINRTLKALGLAIIGAEYVLRWLPRGTHQFGKLVRPEELEKALGGAGLTVIDRTGVTYNPLADRWSRSKDMDVNYMVLAEKGSV, translated from the coding sequence ATGCCCGAGCCCCGACGATCGACGATCGATGCCGGAGAGGTGGAACGTTTTTCCGCCCTTGCCGCGGAGTGGTGGAACCCGAACGGCAAGTTTCGTCCGTTGCACAAATTCAATCCGGTCCGGCTTTCCTACATCCGCGACCAGATAGCGGTGCGCTTCGGCCGTGACCCGCGCGCGGCGCGGCCTTTCGAAGGCCTGCGCATCCTCGATATCGGCTGCGGCGGCGGCCTCCTGTGCGAGCCGATGGCCCGGCTTGGCGCCGAGGTGGTGGGCGCCGACGCTTCGGCGACCAACATCGAAGTGGCGAAGCTGCACGCGGCCGAGGCCAATGTGAGCGTCGACTATCGCGCCACGACCGCCGAGGACCTTGCCGACGCCGGCGAGACATTCGACGTCATCCTCAACATGGAAGTGGTCGAGCATGTCGCCGACATCGACCTGTTCGTCGCCAAATGCGGGCAGATGGTCCGCCCCGGCGGCATCATGTTCGTGGCCACCATCAACCGCACGCTGAAGGCGCTGGGTCTCGCCATCATCGGCGCCGAATATGTTCTGCGCTGGCTGCCGCGCGGCACCCACCAGTTCGGCAAGCTGGTGCGCCCGGAAGAGCTGGAAAAGGCACTCGGCGGCGCCGGCCTGACCGTCATCGATCGCACCGGCGTCACCTACAATCCGCTTGCCGATCGCTGGTCACGGTCGAAGGACATGGACGTCAACTACATGGTGCTGGCCGAAAAAGGATCGGTCTGA
- a CDS encoding putative glycolipid-binding domain-containing protein, producing MTRKMASILWRRLDVEGHDACLLSRTDDGFRLKGQAIFVQDGTPCCLAYEAICDASWRTRSARVEGVLGVRSLHYEIERDSDGRWMLNGEPQHAATGLVDIDLGFTPASNLVAIRRFALGIGEATPAPAAYLTFPALELVRLEQSYRRLDETRYAYAAPMFGYEEVLDVSPLGFVVDYPGLWTGVAVSD from the coding sequence ATGACACGGAAGATGGCTTCGATCCTTTGGCGCCGGCTGGATGTGGAAGGACACGACGCTTGCCTGCTTTCGCGCACCGACGACGGGTTCCGTCTCAAGGGACAGGCCATTTTCGTCCAGGACGGCACGCCATGCTGCCTTGCCTATGAGGCGATTTGCGATGCCAGCTGGCGCACGCGTTCAGCACGGGTCGAGGGCGTTCTCGGCGTGCGGAGCCTGCACTATGAGATCGAACGCGATTCCGACGGTCGGTGGATGCTGAACGGCGAACCGCAGCACGCTGCTACCGGCCTCGTCGATATCGATCTCGGTTTCACGCCGGCGTCGAACCTGGTGGCGATCCGCCGGTTCGCTCTCGGCATCGGCGAGGCGACGCCCGCTCCGGCTGCCTACCTGACCTTCCCTGCGCTGGAACTGGTACGCCTCGAACAGAGCTACCGTCGCCTTGACGAGACCCGCTATGCCTACGCGGCGCCGATGTTCGGTTACGAGGAGGTCCTCGATGTTTCGCCGCTTGGCTTCGTCGTCGACTATCCCGGCTTATGGACAGGCGTGGCTGTCTCGGACTGA
- a CDS encoding CHASE3 domain-containing protein, with translation MRWQSVPLVTGFAVLAMIVGTRAVLVENQRANRAAARETIEYQELLSGLLSMAQDAESGQRGYLLTGEKSYLEPYRKAVDAIPGQLSRIDAMTASDDQIVQQINHIKDALSQKQAEQARTIALYDKGDAAAALQLVRSGQGKAAMDEIRASMDTIRRISAADIAARDEHTDRVEAWLRIGSLAALLAIFVLGVYTIRESRRRFRDVVVGQEELMRKNIELGNEIQTREKAESQIRQMQKMEAVGQLTGGIAHDFNNMLAVIISAMNLAQRKLKRGEHDLEKLIEAATDAASRAAKLTSRLLAFSRQQPLAPQIVDANRLVTGMSDLLRRALGEGIVIETVLAGGLWKTHADPSQIENAILNLAVNARDAMSEDGKLTIETANSHLDDGYAATHADVIPGQYVMIAVSDTGEGMSADVMARAFEPFFTTKPVNKGTGLGLSQVFGFVKQSGGHVKIYSERDQGTTVRIYLPRFFGPEEPAIPAERGDSTAKVTETILVVEDDAQVRAATTDAMRELGYEVIDVGSGQEALEKLAATPGIALLFTDIVMPVMNGRKLAEEAVARQPGLKVIFTTGFTRNAVVHNGVLDHDVNFLAKPFTIEQLAAKLREVLDTK, from the coding sequence ATGCGATGGCAGTCGGTACCACTCGTCACCGGCTTCGCTGTATTGGCGATGATCGTCGGCACCCGTGCCGTGCTCGTCGAAAACCAACGAGCCAATCGCGCCGCCGCTCGCGAGACAATCGAGTATCAGGAATTGCTGTCGGGGTTGCTTTCGATGGCGCAGGACGCCGAGAGCGGCCAGCGCGGCTATCTCTTGACCGGTGAGAAATCCTATCTCGAACCTTACCGGAAGGCCGTCGATGCCATTCCGGGACAGCTCTCCCGCATCGACGCCATGACGGCTTCGGACGACCAAATCGTCCAGCAGATCAATCATATCAAGGACGCGCTTTCGCAAAAGCAGGCTGAACAGGCCCGGACGATTGCCCTCTATGACAAGGGCGATGCCGCCGCAGCGCTGCAACTGGTCCGCAGCGGCCAGGGCAAGGCCGCCATGGACGAAATCCGCGCCAGCATGGATACGATCCGCCGCATCAGCGCCGCCGATATCGCCGCACGCGACGAACACACGGACCGGGTTGAAGCCTGGCTGCGCATCGGCTCGCTGGCGGCCCTGCTGGCGATCTTCGTGCTCGGCGTCTACACCATCCGTGAATCCCGCCGCCGCTTCCGCGACGTTGTGGTCGGCCAGGAAGAGCTGATGCGCAAGAACATCGAACTCGGCAACGAAATCCAGACACGTGAAAAAGCCGAGTCCCAGATACGCCAGATGCAGAAGATGGAGGCGGTCGGCCAACTGACAGGCGGTATCGCTCACGATTTCAACAACATGCTTGCGGTGATCATCAGCGCCATGAACCTTGCCCAGCGCAAGCTGAAGCGCGGCGAGCACGACTTGGAAAAGCTCATCGAGGCCGCGACCGACGCGGCCAGCCGCGCCGCCAAGCTGACCTCGCGGCTGCTTGCCTTCTCGCGCCAGCAGCCGCTGGCGCCTCAAATTGTCGACGCCAACAGGCTGGTGACCGGCATGTCGGACCTTCTGCGTCGTGCTCTGGGTGAAGGCATCGTCATCGAAACGGTGCTGGCGGGCGGCCTGTGGAAAACCCATGCGGATCCAAGCCAGATCGAGAACGCGATCCTCAACCTGGCCGTCAATGCCCGTGACGCGATGAGCGAAGACGGCAAGCTGACCATCGAGACCGCCAACAGCCATCTCGACGACGGCTACGCCGCCACCCATGCCGACGTGATCCCCGGCCAGTATGTGATGATCGCCGTCAGCGATACCGGCGAGGGCATGTCGGCGGATGTGATGGCGAGGGCATTCGAGCCTTTTTTCACGACCAAGCCGGTCAACAAGGGCACGGGACTTGGGCTGAGCCAGGTGTTCGGCTTCGTCAAGCAATCGGGGGGCCACGTCAAGATCTACTCCGAACGGGACCAGGGCACGACGGTCAGGATCTACCTGCCGCGCTTTTTCGGACCGGAGGAGCCGGCAATACCGGCCGAGCGCGGCGACAGCACCGCCAAGGTCACCGAGACGATCCTCGTGGTCGAGGATGATGCCCAAGTGCGGGCGGCCACGACGGACGCCATGCGCGAACTCGGCTATGAGGTCATCGACGTTGGAAGCGGTCAGGAGGCGCTTGAGAAGCTGGCCGCCACACCTGGCATTGCCCTTCTCTTCACCGACATCGTCATGCCGGTGATGAACGGCCGCAAGCTCGCTGAGGAGGCGGTGGCGCGCCAACCCGGCCTGAAAGTCATCTTCACCACTGGTTTCACCAGGAATGCCGTCGTCCACAACGGCGTGCTCGACCATGACGTGAACTTCTTGGCCAAGCCGTTCACCATCGAGCAACTGGCCGCGAAGCTGCGCGAGGTGCTGGACACGAAATAA
- a CDS encoding aspartate kinase, protein MARIVMKFGGTSVADIARIRNVARHVKREVDAGHEVAVVVSAMAGKTNELVQWTREASPMHDAREYDAVVASGEQVTAGLLAITLQNMGVHARSWQGWQIPIKTDNAHGAARILDIDGAFLVKRFGEGQVAVIAGFQGIGPDNRIATLGRGGSDTSAVAIAAAVKADRCDIYTDVDGVYTTDPRIEPKARRLAKISFEEMLEMASLGAKVLQVRSVELAMVHRVRTFVRSSFDDPDAPGMGDLLNPPGTLICDEEEIVEQQVVTGIAYAKDEAQISLRRVGDRPGVAAGIFGPLAEANINVDMIVQNISEDGKFTDMTFTVPSGDLDKALAVLDRLKAEVGYDVVQSEAGMSKVSVIGIGMRSHAGVAATAFKALADRSINIRAITTSEIKISILIDGPYTELAVRTLHSVYGLDKQ, encoded by the coding sequence ATGGCGCGTATCGTGATGAAATTCGGCGGAACCTCCGTCGCCGACATCGCCCGTATCCGCAATGTGGCGCGTCACGTCAAACGCGAGGTCGATGCCGGCCATGAGGTGGCTGTCGTGGTCTCGGCGATGGCCGGCAAGACCAATGAATTGGTGCAGTGGACGCGCGAAGCCTCGCCGATGCATGACGCACGCGAATATGACGCGGTCGTCGCCTCGGGTGAGCAGGTCACTGCGGGCCTGCTGGCGATCACCTTGCAGAACATGGGCGTGCATGCGCGCTCCTGGCAGGGCTGGCAGATCCCGATCAAGACCGACAATGCGCATGGCGCGGCGCGTATCCTCGACATCGACGGGGCCTTCCTGGTCAAGCGCTTCGGCGAAGGCCAGGTGGCGGTGATCGCCGGATTCCAGGGCATTGGGCCCGACAATCGCATCGCCACGCTCGGCCGTGGCGGCTCCGACACCAGTGCGGTGGCCATCGCTGCAGCGGTCAAGGCCGACCGCTGCGACATCTACACCGACGTCGACGGGGTTTACACCACCGATCCGCGCATCGAGCCGAAGGCGCGGCGGCTGGCCAAGATTTCGTTCGAGGAAATGCTTGAAATGGCTTCGCTCGGCGCCAAGGTTCTGCAGGTGCGTTCGGTCGAGCTTGCCATGGTGCACAGGGTGCGTACCTTCGTGCGGTCGTCCTTCGACGATCCCGATGCGCCCGGAATGGGGGATTTGCTCAATCCTCCGGGAACGCTCATTTGCGACGAGGAAGAGATCGTGGAACAGCAGGTCGTCACCGGAATTGCCTACGCCAAGGACGAGGCCCAGATTTCGCTGCGCCGCGTCGGCGACCGGCCAGGCGTCGCCGCCGGCATCTTCGGGCCGCTGGCCGAGGCCAACATCAATGTCGACATGATCGTCCAGAACATCTCCGAGGACGGCAAGTTCACCGACATGACCTTTACCGTGCCGTCGGGCGACCTCGACAAGGCGCTTGCCGTGCTCGACCGGCTGAAAGCCGAGGTCGGCTACGACGTCGTGCAGTCTGAAGCCGGCATGTCGAAAGTTTCGGTCATCGGCATCGGCATGAGAAGCCATGCCGGCGTCGCCGCCACCGCGTTCAAGGCGCTGGCCGACCGTTCGATCAATATCCGCGCGATCACGACCTCCGAGATCAAGATTTCGATACTGATCGACGGTCCATACACTGAACTCGCGGTTCGTACTTTGCATTCCGTCTACGGTCTCGATAAGCAGTAG